A window from Nocardioides mesophilus encodes these proteins:
- a CDS encoding XkdF-like putative serine protease domain-containing protein: MSVRGLSAAGHSAEFSAPKRPHKCASAAMRGVNPIVTVDSRRQNVFGWAYVAIDRDGAVNVDHSGDFVSRPEELEAAAYRFVLMSRRGDVDHSCETISELIESIIFTPDKQRALGLPPGTIPVGWWVGFHVRDPRVWRRVESGSLTAFSIAGRWRRTATSAI, translated from the coding sequence ATGAGCGTTAGGGGCCTCAGTGCAGCAGGGCATTCAGCCGAGTTCTCGGCTCCCAAACGGCCCCACAAATGCGCGTCCGCGGCGATGCGTGGGGTCAACCCCATCGTGACGGTGGACTCACGTCGCCAAAACGTCTTCGGTTGGGCGTACGTGGCAATCGATCGGGACGGTGCGGTCAACGTTGACCACTCGGGCGACTTCGTTAGCCGGCCTGAGGAGTTGGAGGCTGCGGCCTACAGGTTCGTGCTCATGTCACGACGAGGCGACGTTGACCACTCCTGCGAAACAATCAGCGAGTTGATCGAAAGCATCATCTTTACTCCTGACAAGCAGCGAGCGCTGGGATTGCCTCCCGGGACTATCCCCGTGGGTTGGTGGGTCGGCTTCCATGTCCGCGATCCCAGAGTATGGCGCCGGGTCGAATCCGGAAGCCTGACGGCGTTCAGCATTGCGGGTCGGTGGCGCAGGACGGCAACCTCCGCCATCTGA
- a CDS encoding McrC family protein — translation MNDAIGILSVGGRTMPVLPKIPESHALELLGLAGAIPRMDTLAAQAATGTSLFDLLSRWLVHSVERVLRRDLMKDYQAHREEMAHVRGRISIKETTLAVTLGRARVTCEFDELDRDNPLNRVLLAALRLVCGAPFAAPEVRTQARRVSARFDEVSELRHGDLRVTLTPRTAYYSDGLAIAKALLRGAARKLDAGGEVAWAFLIRTPEGIEAGIRTVLHNALDPAFKVEKRGLALLPSTKTLNPDLVFGHLAVGDVKYKLQGADWDTGDLYQAVAFATGFQVSEAAILTFSTGQAGHTSLQVGDVRLSNFCWPADPSLGPQEAAARLVTDVREWLYEVSAS, via the coding sequence GTGAACGACGCCATCGGCATTCTCAGCGTGGGCGGTCGAACGATGCCCGTGCTGCCGAAAATCCCTGAAAGCCACGCACTGGAACTTCTCGGCCTCGCCGGCGCCATCCCACGCATGGACACGCTCGCCGCGCAGGCGGCGACAGGCACGTCACTTTTCGACCTCCTCTCACGTTGGCTTGTCCACTCAGTAGAGAGGGTCCTTCGCCGAGATCTGATGAAGGACTACCAAGCCCACCGCGAAGAAATGGCGCATGTTCGTGGTCGCATCAGCATCAAGGAGACGACACTGGCCGTGACCCTCGGGCGAGCACGCGTAACATGTGAGTTCGACGAACTGGACCGCGACAACCCGTTGAACCGCGTGCTACTAGCAGCATTGCGGCTCGTGTGCGGGGCGCCGTTCGCTGCTCCAGAGGTACGCACCCAGGCACGACGAGTCAGTGCTCGTTTTGATGAAGTTTCGGAACTCCGTCACGGCGACCTCCGCGTCACGTTGACGCCCAGGACCGCCTACTACAGCGACGGTCTCGCGATCGCGAAGGCCCTGCTGAGGGGTGCTGCGCGCAAGCTCGACGCGGGCGGTGAGGTGGCTTGGGCGTTCTTGATCCGTACTCCTGAGGGCATTGAGGCCGGGATTCGCACCGTCCTCCACAACGCGCTGGATCCGGCCTTCAAGGTCGAGAAGCGAGGACTGGCGCTGCTCCCGTCGACAAAAACACTGAATCCCGACCTGGTATTCGGGCACCTGGCGGTAGGCGACGTGAAGTACAAGTTGCAGGGCGCAGATTGGGACACAGGCGATCTCTACCAGGCCGTGGCATTCGCCACCGGCTTCCAGGTCTCCGAGGCAGCGATCCTTACGTTCTCCACTGGCCAGGCAGGGCACACGTCGCTGCAGGTTGGCGACGTGCGACTGTCGAACTTCTGTTGGCCCGCAGACCCCTCACTCGGACCGCAAGAAGCGGCCGCACGTCTCGTAACGGACGTCCGCGAATGGCTCTATGAGGTCTCGGCCTCATAG
- a CDS encoding MrcB family domain-containing protein has product MSDPLEGFTEPRPLTRSELGGIPDEQGVHVVHDQSGEPLYVGYSSRTRERMRQHLAGDRQASVLHQKMGQQLDEELGHPATAADIERALGACSFQFRLSDQPKALKARLMSSLNPRFNDVAPVPEAAEHGANRELGDLLETVLSELRKDQPDSAVAATYRHAVVEALPRVLRGLVPSSHTVEGSTGYGSRADVPWVTVYGDSDNNSARGGVYVVYLFAADGSAVYLTLAQGVSNVKGGNVVLKKRAADIRDAITSRGQWLEKIDLRSRAMRPLRYEASAAYAIRYERNSVPALNVLTSDLDDMLEALGEVQAAGLADLPAVEPVHLVMKWNKDIRSDTITQHKQIADTHGSVWWGKFGTAGTNAVRAARLELIREQLSTGVETMCFLYRNGELWRTRLLAITPHEDDVDTALMPDYYAPAECILFLKLTQFEEIHPPTWALSNLVLATDPDPSRTQGALGNQTSPVFVYLRGASFMTEKQPTGPESLAQETDSSETPSIPALDMDWLVEQTLCEREWLEELVATLQRRPQVVLAGPPGTSKTWIAEALARYLTQDEPLARGLVQFHASYGYEEFIEGLRPEPAGSGGIRFARVDGVVLRMASQIKEDDDQKHVLVIDEMNRANLPRVFGELMYLLEYRDKPVDLLYTQDFSLPKSLIFIGTMNTADRSIRSIDLALRRRFEVFECPPSRKILQSFYETAQCEVPDLLAGFDKLNLRLTELLDRHHTVGHSFFMADPFTPHLLNAVWTRQLQPLFEEYFFDDPSVAASLKMEEFWPNVTSTSDAD; this is encoded by the coding sequence GTGTCTGACCCCCTCGAAGGGTTCACAGAGCCACGACCGCTGACGCGCTCGGAACTCGGAGGTATTCCGGACGAGCAAGGCGTACACGTTGTCCACGACCAGTCCGGCGAGCCGCTCTACGTGGGCTACAGCAGTCGCACCCGAGAGAGGATGCGCCAGCACTTGGCTGGCGACCGGCAAGCGTCGGTTCTGCACCAGAAGATGGGGCAGCAGCTCGACGAAGAGCTCGGCCACCCGGCCACAGCTGCGGACATTGAGCGGGCACTCGGAGCCTGCTCCTTCCAGTTCCGGCTTAGCGACCAGCCCAAGGCATTGAAAGCCAGGTTGATGTCATCGCTAAACCCCCGCTTCAATGACGTCGCCCCCGTGCCTGAAGCCGCTGAGCATGGCGCGAACCGGGAGTTGGGTGATCTTCTTGAAACCGTGCTATCCGAGCTCCGGAAGGATCAGCCTGACAGCGCCGTCGCGGCCACCTATCGCCATGCTGTCGTAGAGGCGCTGCCACGAGTTCTCCGAGGTTTGGTCCCCTCCAGTCACACCGTGGAAGGGAGCACGGGGTACGGATCTCGAGCGGACGTCCCATGGGTGACGGTCTACGGGGACAGCGACAACAACAGCGCCCGTGGGGGTGTCTATGTGGTCTATCTGTTTGCCGCTGATGGCTCGGCCGTTTACCTCACGCTGGCGCAGGGAGTGTCGAATGTGAAAGGTGGCAACGTTGTTCTGAAGAAGCGAGCCGCTGACATCCGAGATGCGATCACGTCACGGGGCCAGTGGCTTGAGAAGATCGACCTGCGGTCACGGGCCATGCGGCCGCTGCGTTATGAGGCATCTGCCGCATATGCCATTCGCTACGAACGGAATTCGGTGCCGGCCCTTAACGTGCTCACCAGCGATCTCGACGACATGTTGGAGGCTCTCGGCGAGGTGCAGGCTGCCGGACTGGCCGACCTACCAGCCGTAGAGCCTGTCCACCTGGTCATGAAGTGGAACAAGGACATTCGCTCCGACACGATCACTCAGCACAAGCAGATTGCAGACACGCATGGCTCTGTGTGGTGGGGGAAGTTTGGAACGGCGGGCACGAATGCCGTTAGAGCTGCACGGCTAGAACTCATTCGAGAGCAGTTGAGCACCGGTGTTGAGACCATGTGCTTCCTATATCGCAACGGTGAGCTGTGGCGGACTCGTCTTCTTGCCATCACGCCCCACGAAGACGACGTCGACACCGCACTGATGCCGGACTACTACGCGCCCGCCGAGTGCATCCTGTTTCTCAAGCTTACACAGTTTGAAGAGATCCACCCGCCCACTTGGGCACTCTCGAACCTGGTGCTTGCCACCGACCCCGATCCTTCCAGGACACAAGGCGCGCTCGGTAACCAAACGAGTCCAGTGTTCGTCTACCTGCGGGGGGCGTCGTTTATGACTGAGAAGCAGCCCACCGGTCCAGAAAGCCTGGCTCAGGAGACGGATTCGTCCGAGACACCGTCGATCCCAGCCTTGGACATGGACTGGCTAGTGGAGCAGACACTCTGCGAGCGGGAATGGCTGGAGGAGCTCGTAGCGACCCTCCAGCGTCGCCCCCAGGTCGTGCTCGCAGGACCGCCCGGCACCAGCAAGACGTGGATCGCCGAGGCTCTGGCTCGCTACCTGACCCAGGACGAGCCCTTGGCCCGCGGTTTGGTGCAATTCCACGCCTCGTACGGCTACGAGGAGTTCATCGAGGGGTTGCGTCCGGAGCCCGCTGGAAGCGGCGGCATCCGCTTCGCCCGAGTGGATGGGGTAGTGCTCCGGATGGCGAGCCAGATCAAGGAAGACGACGACCAGAAGCATGTACTTGTCATCGACGAGATGAACCGCGCCAACCTGCCACGGGTCTTCGGCGAGCTCATGTATCTCCTCGAGTACCGCGACAAGCCAGTGGACCTCCTGTACACCCAGGACTTCAGCCTGCCGAAGAGCCTGATCTTCATCGGCACTATGAATACTGCCGACCGGAGCATCCGCAGCATCGACCTCGCGCTCAGGCGCCGGTTCGAAGTCTTCGAGTGCCCCCCGAGTCGGAAGATCCTTCAGTCTTTCTACGAGACTGCCCAATGCGAGGTTCCGGACCTCCTCGCGGGCTTCGACAAACTGAACCTGCGCCTAACCGAGTTGCTCGACCGCCATCACACGGTGGGCCATTCGTTCTTCATGGCAGATCCGTTCACCCCTCACCTGCTGAACGCCGTCTGGACTCGCCAACTCCAGCCACTGTTCGAGGAGTACTTCTTCGACGATCCAAGCGTTGCAGCGTCCCTGAAGATGGAGGAGTTCTGGCCGAATGTCACATCCACCTCAGACGCTGACTGA
- a CDS encoding HEPN domain-containing protein — MGYLREREEQGQKWPKMESYPTFADDQAGRAYQIVERTSSLAPAAYTKVFGPPGGYKTQVEYEAIPELVELIEFVREHDALVDFLVPPRLRDVLAEHALAMGVVDLPLEMVERHLHVRGWETDPDFLLATFEELASWWLNDELPVELVVPVMGVDFDLERVQFSDGCRIDRLSSDEHLARWPENVREEKRLLAMATHAFTVPGWILANDEAMRWFWPVEPPSEVEQVERFFEALATVSDAPSGYMQIVCRPVGWSPGYRGPLPRLLTGPLVLDRSSTRLDPGHEPLDAIAGDRLTELLLAYDALHEGGSVALAAERLLSAERRNSEADRVVDLCIGLEALLSDPNGETTYKIKMRTAAMLSLAGVHEPARYISAMSRVYAHRSAIVHGRKPERTRTVVLGEEEVPTEQVARAVLRSVLQIRIANPALTPERIDVDLIGAALNAAAKRVGVMGATGSASLASVDT, encoded by the coding sequence ATGGGCTACCTCCGCGAGCGCGAGGAGCAAGGTCAGAAGTGGCCGAAGATGGAGTCGTACCCGACCTTCGCCGACGACCAAGCAGGTCGTGCATATCAAATTGTTGAACGCACTTCGTCGCTCGCGCCCGCTGCTTACACGAAGGTGTTTGGTCCTCCCGGCGGATACAAGACCCAGGTTGAGTACGAGGCGATTCCTGAACTCGTAGAACTCATTGAGTTCGTGCGTGAACATGACGCGCTCGTTGACTTCCTAGTTCCGCCTCGGCTCCGTGACGTGCTTGCTGAGCACGCGCTCGCGATGGGGGTGGTTGATCTGCCGTTGGAGATGGTCGAGCGCCACCTTCATGTACGCGGTTGGGAAACCGACCCCGACTTCTTGCTCGCCACGTTCGAGGAGCTGGCGAGTTGGTGGCTGAATGATGAGTTGCCAGTCGAACTCGTGGTCCCCGTCATGGGGGTCGACTTCGATCTTGAGCGCGTCCAGTTCTCGGACGGGTGTCGAATAGACCGTCTGAGTTCCGACGAGCACCTAGCGCGCTGGCCCGAAAATGTGCGCGAAGAGAAGCGACTCCTGGCCATGGCCACCCATGCGTTCACTGTGCCGGGTTGGATTCTTGCGAACGACGAGGCGATGCGTTGGTTTTGGCCCGTTGAGCCACCAAGCGAGGTCGAGCAAGTCGAGCGCTTCTTTGAAGCCTTGGCCACAGTCAGCGACGCCCCCTCGGGCTACATGCAGATCGTATGTCGCCCCGTCGGCTGGTCGCCGGGCTATCGGGGACCGCTTCCCAGGCTCCTGACCGGCCCTTTGGTGCTGGATAGGTCTTCAACCCGGCTTGATCCAGGCCATGAGCCGCTGGACGCCATTGCCGGCGACCGCTTGACCGAATTGCTGTTGGCTTACGACGCTCTGCATGAAGGTGGATCCGTTGCTCTGGCTGCCGAGAGGCTTCTTTCCGCCGAGCGGCGGAACAGCGAGGCTGACCGAGTGGTTGACCTATGCATTGGCCTGGAGGCGCTCCTGTCCGATCCGAATGGGGAAACGACCTACAAGATCAAGATGCGGACGGCTGCGATGCTTTCCCTCGCTGGTGTCCATGAGCCCGCGCGGTACATCAGTGCGATGAGTCGTGTGTATGCCCATCGGTCGGCCATCGTGCACGGGCGCAAGCCCGAAAGGACGCGGACCGTCGTGCTTGGCGAAGAGGAAGTCCCGACGGAGCAAGTTGCCAGAGCCGTTCTGCGCTCGGTGCTTCAAATTCGGATCGCCAACCCTGCCCTGACCCCGGAGAGGATCGACGTCGATCTGATCGGGGCCGCCCTGAACGCTGCGGCGAAGCGAGTAGGTGTTATGGGCGCCACGGGGTCCGCCAGCCTGGCGAGTGTTGATACCTGA
- a CDS encoding SHOCT domain-containing protein, giving the protein MAKNKTSGSAEFDKLRNRMAADRALRNEVRDSLFAMTEQINVSDRGSRFVAGGTVEWIVASACYAAEVIAIPEGHNANGFDLTGVNATVKGLFSVKSSLSPTSAFRITNGINGAGKGFVEPTIFLHKRLGGLVFADPAIHTELAGRAEQKADAVVLSLKAIIEHAQQRPECVIDLEIPYNQGRGTYDPALSFAKALITDGNYPNLKRLFEEVKPQTSTISEEIGKLKQLRDDGVLNQVQFERAVDRLLKG; this is encoded by the coding sequence TTGGCCAAGAACAAGACGTCGGGTTCCGCAGAGTTCGACAAGCTCCGTAACCGGATGGCGGCGGACCGCGCCCTCCGTAACGAGGTCCGTGACTCGCTGTTCGCCATGACTGAACAGATCAACGTGTCCGACCGGGGCTCCCGGTTCGTCGCCGGTGGCACCGTGGAGTGGATCGTCGCCTCGGCCTGCTACGCAGCCGAAGTCATTGCCATCCCCGAGGGGCACAACGCCAACGGCTTCGACCTCACCGGTGTAAACGCGACCGTCAAGGGGCTCTTCTCCGTCAAGAGCAGCCTCTCGCCGACCAGCGCGTTCAGGATCACCAACGGCATCAATGGCGCAGGCAAGGGCTTCGTAGAGCCGACGATCTTCCTCCACAAGCGGCTCGGAGGCTTGGTCTTCGCCGACCCCGCGATCCATACCGAGCTCGCGGGCCGGGCGGAGCAGAAGGCGGACGCCGTCGTCCTGAGCCTGAAGGCGATCATCGAGCACGCGCAGCAGCGCCCGGAGTGTGTGATCGACCTGGAGATCCCCTATAACCAGGGCCGGGGGACTTACGACCCGGCACTCAGCTTCGCCAAGGCCCTCATCACCGATGGCAACTACCCCAACCTCAAGCGACTCTTCGAGGAGGTGAAGCCCCAGACCAGCACTATCTCGGAAGAGATCGGCAAGCTCAAGCAGCTGCGAGACGACGGCGTGCTGAACCAGGTCCAGTTCGAGCGTGCTGTGGACCGCCTCCTCAAGGGCTGA